One Lucilia cuprina isolate Lc7/37 chromosome 4, ASM2204524v1, whole genome shotgun sequence DNA segment encodes these proteins:
- the LOC111687366 gene encoding interleukin enhancer-binding factor 2 homolog, with translation MVRGGMRGGRPMRGPIRPPFKKTFVPRHPFDLTLAEVVFPKVSPTVDDGALTASLLKRNQDLSPTPAEQTAVGNLVSKVQSVLDNLIVAPGDFNKCQLEEVRQVGSFKKGTMLTGNNVADIVVILKTVPSKESVEELGKKVEADLKNAMKTEVLTKADHINTTFHDRGFDIFNTQAKVRILITTIPQNMRKSEPNMFPDPKVMQAHLAAIRHTRWFEENAHHSSIKVLIRILKDLSKRFDAFSPLSPWMLDLMAHLTIMNNPSRQALPINLAFRRVFQLLSAGLFLPGSAGITDPCEPGHNRVHTAMTLEEQDSCCMTAQTLLRILAHGGYKQILGMEGNSNIVKDMSVWNGVVVSPLERVYEKPTDKKDGEGDEDMETVENDNVMDEDSGDQ, from the exons atggTGCGTGGCGGTATGCGAGGCGGTCGCCCAATGCGTGGTCCAATAAGGCCACCATTTAAGAAAACCTTTGTACCACGACATCCGTTCGATTTGACTCTTGCCGAGGTAGTATTTCCCAAAGTGTCTCCCACTGTCGATGATGGAGCTTTGACTGcg TCATTGTTAAAGCGCAATCAAGATTTAAGTCCAACACCGGCCGAGCAAACTGCTGTGGGTAATTTAGTATCTAAAGTGCAATCTGTGCTCGATAATTTAATTGTGGCCCCGGGAGATTTTAACAAATgt CAATTGGAGGAAGTACGTCAAGTTGGTTCATTTAAGAAGGGCACCATGTTGACCGGCAACAATGTGGCCgatattgttgttattcttaAAACGGTACCCTCAAAAGAATCCGTTGAGGAATTAGGCAAAAAAGTAGAGGCTGATTTGAAAAATGCCATGAAAACTGAGGTGCTTACCAAAGCTGATCATATCAATACTACTTTTCATGATCGTGGTTTTGACATATTTAATACACAGGCTAAAGTGCGCATACTTATTACGACCATACCACAGAATATGAGAAAAAGTGAACCGAACATGTTTCCCGATCCAAAAGTTATGCAAGCTCACTTGGCAGCTATAAGGCATACACGTTGGTTCGAAGAAAATGCCCATCATTCGTCTATCAAAGTGTTAATACGTATACTCAAAGATCTCTCCAAACGTTTTGATGCTTTCTCTCCTCTATCTCCTTGGATGTTGGATTTAATGGCACATTTGACTATAATGAATAATCCCTCGAGACAGGCCCTCCCTATTAATCTAGCTTTCAGACGTGTTTTCCAATTACTATCGGCTGGTCTTTTCTTACCAGGATCTGCTGGTATAACAGACCCCTGTGAGCCTGGTCATAATCGTGTTCATACCGCCATGACTCTAGAGGAACAAGATTCTTGCTGCATGACTGCCCAAACTTTATTACGTATACTAGCTCATGGtggttataaacaaattttaggcATGGAGGGCAATTCTAATATTGTTAAGGACATGTCTGTGTGGAATGGAGTTGTGGTATCACCATTGGAGAGGGTCTATGAAAAGCCGACGGACAAAAAGGATGGCGAAGGTGATGAAGATATGGAAACAGTGGAAAATGATAATGTCATGGATGAAGACTCCGGCGAtcaataa
- the LOC111687367 gene encoding sialic acid synthase: MVSLNLGETLVTRDGNKVYFIAEIGQNHQGCLELAKKMILKAKKIGCDCVKFQKSCLEAKFTESALSRPYDSIHSWGKTYGEHKEYLEFDIKQYHELQCFCKEIGIDFTASAMDEVSLEQLDMLNVPFIKIGSGDANNFPLLEKAAKLERPLVISTGMQTMETIERIVEIMKNAKKTNYALMHCVSSYPTEAKDCQIKMITNLKNKFPHCVIGYSGHELGVDISKAAVLLGARIIERHFTLDKKQKGSDHKCSLEPSEMAKLIEDVSELMLNFKSNQQDLLDEEIIALLPKTSSIKEALDSFDPNDGEERCILSCEMNCREKLGKLIVASQDLKAGHIINIEDLSIKVSEPNGISAEFIDNVVGSELSDDIERDNPITWDIIIKMESTQF; this comes from the exons atggtttCACTTAATTTGGGCGAAACATTGGTCACACGGGATGGAAATAAAGTGTATTTTATAGCAGAAATCGGACAGAATCATCAAGGATGTTTGGAATTggctaaaaaaatgattttgaaagcaaaa AAAATTGGTTGTGattgtgttaaatttcaaaaatcttgTCTTGAAGCTAAATTTACCGAATCAGCATTAagtcgaccatatgatagtATACATTCGTGGGGTAAAACGTATGGTGAACATAAAGAGTATTTGGAGTTCGATATAAAACAATATCATGAGTTGCAATGTTTTTGCAAAGAAATTGGTATTGATTTTACAGCTTCTGCCATGGACGAG GTTTCATTAGAACAATTGGATATGCTAAATGttccttttattaaaattggCTCTGGAGATGCAAATAACTTTCCATTGTTAGAAAAAGCCGCCAAATTGGAGCGTCCTCTTGTTATATCAACGGGCATGCAAACAATGGAAACTATCGAACGTATTGtggaaattatgaaaaatgctaagaaaacaaattatgcCTTAATGCACTGTGTTTCCTCATATCCAACGGAAGCTAAAGACTGCCAAATAAAGATGATtactaacttaaaaaataaatttcctcACTGTGTAATTGGTTACTCAGGCCATGAACTTGGCGTAGATATTTCCAAAGCAGCTGTTTTACTAGGTGCTAGAATAATAGAAAGACACTTTACTTTGGATAAGAAACAAAAAGGTTCCGATCACAAATGTTCTCTAGAACCCTCAGAAATGGCCAAGTTAATAGAGGATGTCAGTgagttaatgttaaattttaaatctaatcAACAGGACCTATTGGACGAGGAAATTATTGCACTACTTCCTAAAACATCAAGTATTAAGGAAGCTTTAGATTCTTTTGATCCCAATGATGGAGAAGAGAGATGCATCCTTTCTTGTGAAATGAATTGTCGTGAAAAATTGGGTAAATTAATTGTTGCATCTCAAGATTTAAAAGCTGGTCATATAATAAACATTGAAGATTTGTCTATAAAGGTCAGCGAACCTAATGGCATAAGTGCTGAATTTATTGATAATGTTGTGGGTTCAGAGCTTAGTGATGATATTGAAAGAGATAATCCTATAACATGGGATATTATAATCAAAATGGAAAGTACACAATTTTAG
- the LOC111687372 gene encoding serine/threonine-protein phosphatase alpha-2 isoform yields MVDIINIDSIISRLLEVRGARPGKNVQLSESEIRGLCLKSREIFLSQPILLELEAPLKICGDIHGQYYDLLRLFEYGGFPPESNYLFLGDYVDRGKQSLETICLLLAYKIKYSENFFLLRGNHECASINRIYGFYDECKRRYTIKLWKTFTDCFNCLPVAAIVDEKIFCCHGGLSPDLTTMEQIRRIMRPTDVPDQGLLCDLLWSDPDKDTMGWGENDRGVSFTFGAEVVGKFLQKHEFDLICRAHQVVEDGYEFFAKRQLVTLFSAPNYCGEFDNAGAMMSVDDTLMCSFQILKPADKRKK; encoded by the coding sequence atggttGACATAATAAATATTGACAGCATCATATCACGGCTCTTGGAAGTGCGTGGGGCTAGGCCTGGCAAGAATGTACAACTGTCGGAGAGTGAAATAAGAGGCTTGTGCCTGAAATCACGCGAAATCTTCTTGTCTCAACCGATACTGTTGGAATTGGAGGCCCCATTAAAAATTTGCGGCGACATTCATGGTCAGTACTACGACTTATTGCGTTTGTTTGAATATGGTGGTTTCCCACCCGAGTcaaattacttatttttgggCGATTATGTTGATCGTGGCAAGCAGTCCTTAGAAACAATTTGCTTACTGTTGGCTTACAAGATTAAGTACTCGGAGAATTTCTTCTTGTTGCGTGGTAATCACGAATGTGCCAGCATTAATCGCATCTACGGCTTCTACGATGAGTGCAAACGTCGCTACACCATTAAATTGTGGAAAACATTTACCGACTGCTTCAATTGCTTGCCGGTAGCTGCCATTGTGGACGAGAAGATATTCTGTTGCCACGGCGGTCTCAGTCCAGATCTCACAACCATGGAGCAGATCCGTAGAATTATGCGTCCCACTGATGTTCCAGACCAAGGTCTATTGTGTGATTTGCTGTGGTCCGATCCCGACAAAGATACCATGGGCTGGGGTGAGAATGATCGTGGTGTAAGTTTCACATTTGGAGCAGAAGTTGTTGGTAAATTTCTACAGAAGCAtgaatttgatttgatttgcCGTGCACATCAAGTGGTAGAGGACGGATACGAGTTCTTTGCTAAACGTCAATTGGTAACACTGTTCTCGGCACCCAACTATTGCGGTGAGTTTGACAATGCAGGAGCCATGATGTCCGTAGACGATACTCTGATGTGCTCTTTCCAAATATTGAAACCAGCTGATAAGCGTAAAAAGTAA